One Phalacrocorax aristotelis chromosome Z, bGulAri2.1, whole genome shotgun sequence DNA window includes the following coding sequences:
- the HSD17B3 gene encoding 17-beta-hydroxysteroid dehydrogenase type 3 → MEAFQHQLLTLTGGLICFCALVKCIRFMKYIFPHFWSALPQTFFRSLGEWAVVTGAGDGLGKAYSFELAKRGLNVVMISRTLEKLQRVASEVEQATGQKVKVIQADFTKNSIYENIERSLQGLDIGVLVNNVGMLHNPLPCRYLNGQHIDENLINCNIISVTKMTKIILKQMEPRQKGLILNLSSGLGTFPCPLYTMYSASKAFISTFSKSLQAEYKAKGIIIQVVAPYGVSTPMTMHQKPGLITKTAEEFVSESLDYVTFGDEIFGCLAHEMLACVLQFVPLWVFHSDRLQEAVLHAFTSYLKKRWRNP, encoded by the exons ATGGAAGCATTCCAGCATCAGCTACTTACTCTTACTGGGGGTCTGATATGTTTCTGTGCTCTGGTAAAATGCATCAGatttatgaaatatattttcccacATTTCTGGAGTGCTTTGCCTCAGACTTTCTTTCGATCGCTGGGAGAATGGGCAG TGGTCACAGGAGCAGGAGATGGGCTTGGAAAAGCATATTCCTTTGAG CTGGCAAAACGTGGATTAAATGTAGTTATGATAAGCAGAACTCttgaaaaactgcagagagtAGCCTCTGAAGTTG AGCAGGCTACAGGTCAAAAGGTGAAGGTTATACAAGCTGATTTCACCAAAAATTCAATCTACGAGAACATCGAAAGAAGTCTGCAAGGCTTGGATATTGGTGTTCTGG TTAACAACGTTGGAATGCTTCATAATCCTCTTCCCTGCCGTTATCTTAATGGGCAACACATAGATGAG AACCTCATCAACTGCAacattatttctgttacaaag ATGacgaaaataattttgaaacaaatggaaccaag acAAAAAGGTCTTATTCTGAATTTGTCCTCGGGTCTGGGTACTTTCCCTTGTCCGTTATACACAATGTACTCGGCTTCTAAG gCTTTTATAAGCACTTTCTCCAAATCACTACAAGCAGAGTATAAAGCAAAGGGAATTATCATACAG GTAGTGGCTCCTTACGGTGTTTCTACTCCAATGACAATGCACCAAAAACCTGGTCTTATTACAAAGACGGCAGAAGAGTTTGTTAGCGAATCACTGGATTATGTCACCTTTGGAGATGAGATTTTTGGATGTCTAGCCCATGAAATGCTG GCATGTGTCCTGCAGTTTGTCCCTTTATGGGTATTCCACAGCGACAGACTTCAAGAAGCAGTCCTGCATGCATTCACCAGTTATCTGAAGAAGAGGTGGAGGAACCCCTAA